A DNA window from Theobroma cacao cultivar B97-61/B2 chromosome 5, Criollo_cocoa_genome_V2, whole genome shotgun sequence contains the following coding sequences:
- the LOC18597912 gene encoding importin subunit alpha-9, with product MADDSPASHRRDPIKSSVGNVAAQRRRQNAVTVGKERRESLVRAKRLCRVGPSADGDVPVEGNDMITDEEEFLLEAQTSSAVEDLKSTVAYQGKGAMQKRVNALRELRRLLSKSEFPPIEAALKAGAIPLLVQCLSFGSQDEQLLEAAWCLTNIAAGKPEETKALLPALPLLIAHLGEKSSLPVAEQCAWALGNVAGEGEELRNVLLSQGALPPLARMMLPNKGSTVRTAAWALSNLIKGPDPKAATELIRVDGVLDAILRHLRKSDEELATEVAWVVVYLSALSNFATGVLVKTDVLHLLVERLATSNSLQLLIPVLRSLGNLVAGDSHTTSTILVPGLEITDGVIKVLVKCLKSEHRVLKKEASWVLSNIAAGSVEHKQLIYSSEAVPLLLHLLSTAPFDIRKEVAYVLGNLCVAPTGGDGKPNLIQEHLVSLVQRGCLSGFIDLVRSADVEAARLGLQFMELVLRGMPSGEGPKLVEREDGIDAMERYQFHENEDLRNMANGLVDKYFGEDYGVDE from the exons ATGGCCGATGACTCCCCCGCTTCCCATCGAAGGGACCCCATCAAATCTTCAG ttgGGAACGTGGCGGCTCAACGGAGGCGGCAAAATGCGGTAACGGTGGGGAAAGAGAGGAGAGAGTCGTTGGTTCGAgcgaaacggttatgtagagtGGGACCCAGCGCTGACGGAGATGTTCCGGTCGAAGGAAATGATATGATAACTGATGAAGAAGAGTTTCTTTTGGAAGCCCAAACTTCTTCAGCTGTGGAAGACTTAAAATCCACTGTTGCTTATCA GGGAAAAGGTGCAATGCAGAAGAGGGTAAATGCACTTCGTGAGCTAAGGCGGTTATTGTCGAAATCGGAGTTCCCTCCTATTGAAGCTGCTCTAAAAGCTGGAGCAATCCCCTTGCTTGTGCAGTGTCTTTCTTTTGGCTCTCAGGATGAACAG TTGCTAGAGGCAGCTTGGTGCCTTACGAACATTGCTGCAGGAAAACCGGAAGAAACAAAAGCTCTGTTGCCTGCATTACCGTTGCTTATTGCTCACCTTGGAG AAAAGAGTTCCTTGCCTGTTGCTGAGCAGTGTGCATGGGCATTGGGAAATGTTGCTGGGGAAGGGGAGGAGTTAAGAAATGTTTTGCTGTCTCAAGGGGCTTTGCCACCTCTTGCAAGAATGATGTTGCCAAACAAGGGTTCAACTGTGAGAACAGCAGCTTGGGCATTGTCAAACCTTATCAAG GGACCTGATCCTAAAGCTGCAACTGAGCTCATCAGAGTTGATGGAGTACTTGATGCAATTCTTCGACACTTAAGAAAATC GGATGAGGAGCTGGCCACTGAAGTAGCATGGGTGGTGGTGTATCTTTCAGCCCTTTCAAATTTTGCTACTGGTGTTCTGGTGAAGACTGATGTCCTTCACCTTCTTGTGGAAAGATTGGCAACATCAAATAGTCTGCAACTGCTCATTCCG GTGCTGAGAAGCTTAGGCAATCTTGTGGCTGGTGATTCACATACAACTTCTACCATTCTTGTCCCTGGGCTTGAAATCACAG ATGGTGTCATAAAAGTCCTAGTAAAGTGTCTGAAGAGTGAGCACAGGGTCTTGAAGAAG GAAGCATCATGGGTTTTATCTAATATAGCAGCTGGTTCTGTTGAACACAAGCAGTTGATATATTCTAGTGAGGCAGTACCTTTACTACTGCACCTTCTTTCAACAGCTCCCTTTGATATAAGAAAGGAAGTAGCATATGTGTTGGGCAACCTCTGTGTTGCCCCTACAGGAGGTGATGGGAAGCCAAATCTGATCCAGGAGCACTTGGTTTCCCTTGTTCAGAGAGGATGCCTTTCTggttttattgatttggttagatctGCTGATGTAGAGGCTGCCAGACTAGGACTTCAATTCATGGAGCTG GTCTTGAGAGGAATGCCAAGTGGAGAGGGCCCAAAACTAGTTGAGCGAGAGGATGGGATTGATGCTATGGAAAGATACCAGTTCCATGAAAATGAAGACCTGAGGAACATGGCCAATGGTTTAGTTGATAAATACTTCGGGGAGGACTATGGGGTCGACGAGTAA
- the LOC18597913 gene encoding lipid phosphate phosphatase gamma, chloroplastic isoform X1, producing MTTHHPLKAVTLTHVRYQRGDRLGHFLAWVSLVPVFISLGGFVSHFIFRRELQGMFFALGLIVSQFINELIKKSVQQARPETCALLEMCDSHGWPSSHSQYMFFFAVYFTLLTCKGIGGIWNVRTKWAALFLPWSLAVLTMYSRVYLGYHTVAQVFAGAALGIFLGGVWFWLVNSKLFCYFPLIEESAFGRYFYAKDTSHISDVLKFEYDNARAARKGQYLHHCVSRFCFYAYK from the exons ATGACAACACACCATCCATTAAAAGCGGTGACTTTAACCCATGTAAGGTATCAAAGAGGTGACCGACTAGGCCATTTCTTAGCCTGGGTTTCTTTAGTCCCCGTTTTCATTTCCCTTGGTGGCTTTGTTTCTCATTTTATCTTCCGTAGAGAGCTTCAAGGAATGTTCTTTGCGTTAGGCCTGATAGTATCTCAGTTCATTAATGAGCTGATAAAAAAATCTGTTCAACAAGCCAGGCCTGAAACCTGTGCTCTTTTAGAAATGTGTGATTCACATGGTTGGCCTTCGAGTCACTCTCAGTACATGTTCTTTTTTGCTGTTTATTTCACCCTTTTGACTTGTAAAGGGATTGGTGGGATTTGGAATGTTAGAACCAAATGGGCTGCTTTGTTTTTGCCTTGGTCTTTGGCTGTTTTGACTATGTATTCCAGGGTTTATTTGGGCTACCATACTGTGGCTCAGGTTTTTGCTGGAGCTGCTTTGGGGATTTTTCTTGGTGGGGTTTGGTTTTGGCTGGTGAATTCTAAGCTTTTCTGTTATTTTCCTCTGATTGAGGAGAGTGCCTTTGGAAGGTATTTTTATGCTAAGGATACTTCTCATATATCAGATGTCTTGAAGTTTGAGTATGATAATGCCAGGGCTGCTAGGAAAG GCCAGTATCTTCACCACTGTGTTTCAAGATTCTGCTTCTATGCCTATAAATGA
- the LOC18597913 gene encoding lipid phosphate phosphatase gamma, chloroplastic isoform X2, with translation MTTHHPLKAVTLTHVRYQRGDRLGHFLAWVSLVPVFISLGGFVSHFIFRRELQGMFFALGLIVSQFINELIKKSVQQARPETCALLEMCDSHGWPSSHSQYMFFFAVYFTLLTCKGIGGIWNVRTKWAALFLPWSLAVLTMYSRVYLGYHTVAQVFAGAALGIFLGGVWFWLVNSKLFCYFPLIEESAFGRYFYAKDTSHISDVLKFEYDNARAARKGMAARKAMASKSS, from the coding sequence ATGACAACACACCATCCATTAAAAGCGGTGACTTTAACCCATGTAAGGTATCAAAGAGGTGACCGACTAGGCCATTTCTTAGCCTGGGTTTCTTTAGTCCCCGTTTTCATTTCCCTTGGTGGCTTTGTTTCTCATTTTATCTTCCGTAGAGAGCTTCAAGGAATGTTCTTTGCGTTAGGCCTGATAGTATCTCAGTTCATTAATGAGCTGATAAAAAAATCTGTTCAACAAGCCAGGCCTGAAACCTGTGCTCTTTTAGAAATGTGTGATTCACATGGTTGGCCTTCGAGTCACTCTCAGTACATGTTCTTTTTTGCTGTTTATTTCACCCTTTTGACTTGTAAAGGGATTGGTGGGATTTGGAATGTTAGAACCAAATGGGCTGCTTTGTTTTTGCCTTGGTCTTTGGCTGTTTTGACTATGTATTCCAGGGTTTATTTGGGCTACCATACTGTGGCTCAGGTTTTTGCTGGAGCTGCTTTGGGGATTTTTCTTGGTGGGGTTTGGTTTTGGCTGGTGAATTCTAAGCTTTTCTGTTATTTTCCTCTGATTGAGGAGAGTGCCTTTGGAAGGTATTTTTATGCTAAGGATACTTCTCATATATCAGATGTCTTGAAGTTTGAGTATGATAATGCCAGGGCTGCTAGGAAAGGTATGGCTGCCAGAAAAGCTATGGCTTCTAAGAGCAGTTGA
- the LOC18597914 gene encoding probable phosphoribosylformylglycinamidine synthase, chloroplastic/mitochondrial encodes MAGVREITAAEFLHGTTSQTLFLQRNLSIKRGNLLWCKLCNPSRTGYMFTTKGVSLRCSAQSKPRATASGNVRTSLVDEQPGLIEKPAQEVIHFYRVPLIQESANDELLKLVQTKVSNQIVGLKTEQCFNIGLDSNISSEKLSTLKWILGETYEPENLATESLLEKKRQKGVNAVIVEVGPRLSFTTAWSSNAVSICQSCGLTEVTRMERSRRYLLYSKGVLQEHQINEFAAMVHDRMTECVYSQKLTSFETSVVPEEVRFVPVIEKGRKALEEINQKMGLAFDEQDLQYYTRLFMEDIKRNPTNVELFDIAQSNSEHSRHWFFTGKIVIDGQPMDRTLMQIVKSTLKANPNNSVIGFKDNSSAIKGFLAYRLRPVKPGTACPLNETTREIDVLFTAETHNFPCAVAPYPGAETGAGGRIRDTHATGRGSFVIAATAGYTTGNLNLEGSYAPWEDPSFTYPSNLASPLEILIEASNGASDYGNKFGEPLIQGFTRTFGMRLPSGERREWLKPIMFSAGIGQIDHTHISKGDPEIGMLVVKIGGPAYRIGMGGGAASSMVSGQNDAELDFNAVQRGDAEMAQKLYRVVRACVEMGEDNPIISIHDQGAGGNCNVVKEIIYPKGAEIDVRAIVVGDHTMSVLEIWGAEYQEQDAILVKPESRNLLESICARERLSMAVIGTINGEGRVVLVDSLANEKCRASGLPPPPPAVDLELEKVLGDMPQKSFEFKRVAYAREPLDIAPGVTVMDSLKRVLRLPSVCSKRFLTTKVDRCVTGLVAQQQTVGPLQLPLSDVAVIAQSYVDFTGGACAIGEQPIKGLLDPRAMARLAVGEALTNLVWAKVTSLSDVKASGNWMYAAKLEGEGAAMYDAAIALSEAMIELGIAIDGGKDSLSMAAHAGGEVVKAPGNLVISAYVTCPDITKTVTPDLKLGEDGVLLHIDLAKGKRRLGGSALAQVFDQIGNECPDLDDVSYLKRVFEGVQDLLGDGMISAGHDISDGGLLVCTLEMAFAGNCGIVLDLASQGKSVFQSLFAEELGLILEVSKNNLDSVVRKLSSMDVSAELIGQVTTLPMIELKVDGITHLNEKTSLLRDMWEDTSFQLEKLQRLASCVELENEGLKFRHEPSWALSFTPSFTDEKYMTATLKPKVAIIREEGSNGDREMSAAFYAAGLEPWDVTMSDLLNGAISLHDFRGIAFVGGFSYADVLDSAKGWAASIRFNQPLLNQFQEFYKRPDTFSLGVCNGCQLMALLGWVPGPQVGGVFGAGGDPSQPRFVHNESGRFECRFTSVTIKDSPAMMFKGMEGSTLGVWAAHGEGRAYFPDDGVLDRVLHSDLAPLRYCDDDGNPTEAYPFNLNGSPLGVAAICSPDGRHLAMMPHPERCFLMWQYPWYPKDWNVDKKGPSPWLRMFQNAREWCS; translated from the exons ATGGCTGGGGTAAGAGAGATAACTGCGGCAGAGTTCCTGCAT GGTACAACTAGTCAAACTCTGTTTTTACAAAGAAATCTTTCGATTAAGCGAGGTAATTTATTATGGTGCAAGCTCTGTAATCCAAGCCGGACGGGGTATATGTTTACTACAAAAGGTGTTTCTTTGAGGTGCTCTGCTCAATCAAAGCCTAGAGCGACGGCCTCTGGAAATGTCCGTACCAGTTTGGTTGATGAGCAACCTGGATTGATTGAAAAGCCTGCTCAGGAGGTCATACATTTTTACCGTGTTCCGTTGATACAAGAAAGTGCAAACGATGAGCTTCTCAAATTGGTTCAAACCAAAGTTTCGAATCAGATTGTTGGGTTGAAAACTGAGCAGTGTTTTAATATTGGGCTTGATTCGAATATTTCCAGTGAAAAGCTCTCGACGCTTAAATGGATTCTTGGGGAGACATATGAGCCTGAGAATTTGGCAACTGAGAGTCTTCTTGAGAAGAAGAGGCAAAAAGGGGTGAATGCAGTGATAGTTGAAGTTGGGCCTAGGTTGTCTTTTACAACAGCGTGGTCCTCAAATGCTGTTTCAATTTGTCAGTCCTGTGGCTTGACTGAGGTGACTCGAATGGAGAGGTCAAGAAGGTACTTGTTGTATAGTAAGGGAGTCTTGCAGGAACATCAAATTAATGAGTTTGCTGCAATGGTTCATGATCGGATGACAGAGTGTGTTTATAGTCAGAAGCTCACATCATTTGAAACCAGTGTGGTTCCAGAGGAGGTTCGTTTTGTGCCTGTCATTGAGAAGGGGAGGAAAGCATTAGAAGAAATTAATCAGAAAATGGGTTTAGCATTTGATGAGCAAGATTTACAGTACTATACCAGGCTTTTCATGGAGGACATTAAGCGTAATCCAACAAATGTAGAGTTATTTGATATTGCCCAATCTAACAGTGAGCACAGCAGGCACTGGTTTTTCACAGGGAAGATTGTTATTGATGGACAGCCCATGGATAGGACCCTCATGCAAATTGTGAAGAGCACTTTGAAAGCAAATCCAAACAATTCTGTCATTGGCTTTAAGGATAACTCAAGTGCAATAAAGGGGTTCCTTGCATATCGATTGCGACCGGTTAAGCCTGGAACAGCTTGCCCACTAAATGAAACAACACGTGAAATTGATGTCTTGTTTACAGCTGAAACACATAATTTCCCATGTGCAGTGGCACCCTATCCTGGTGCAGAGACAGGTGCAGGTGGTCGCATTAGGGATACACATGCTACAGGAAGGGGGTCTTTTGTTATTGCAGCCACAGCTGGTTACACAACCGGGAATCTTAATTTAGAGGGATCGTATGCTCCATGGGAAGACCCATCTTTCACATATCCATCAAATTTGGCTTCTCCTTTGGAAATACTTATTGAGGCTAGCAATGGTGCATCAGATTATGGTAACAAATTTGGTGAACCTTTGATTCAGGGTTTCACTAGAACTTTTGGAATGAGACTCCCTAGTGGTGAGCGACGTGAATGGTTGAAACCTATCATGTTCAGTGCAGGCATTGGACAGATTGATCACACTCATATATCGAAAGGGGACCCTGAGATTGGAATGTTAGTTGTAAAGATTGGTGGTCCTGCGTATCGAATTGGAATGGGTGGTGGAGCTGCGTCCAGTATGGTTAGTGGCCAGAATGATGCGGAACTTGATTTTAATGCCGTACAACGTGGAGATGCTGAAATGGCACAAAAATTGTATCGCGTAGTTCGTGCCTGTGTTGAGATGGGGGAGGATAACCCAATCATTAGCATTCATGATCAGGGAGCTGGTGGGAATTGCAATGTTGTCAAGGAAATAATATACCCAAAGGGTGCTGAGATTGATGTTCGGGCAATTGTTGTTGGAGATCACACGATGTCTGTATTGGAGATATGGGGTGCAGAGTATCAAGAACAGGATGCAATCTTGGTGAAGCCTGAAAGCCGCAACCTATTGGAATCAATCTGTGCAAGAGAAAGACTTTCAATGGCTGTTATTGGAACTATTAATGGTGAGGGACGTGTTGTTCTTGTTGATAGCTTAGCAAATGAAAAATGCCGTGCAAGTGGACTCCCTCCCCCTCCTCCTGCAGTTGATCTAGAGCTTGAGAAAGTGCTTGGGGACATGCCTCAAAAAAGCTTTGAATTCAAGAGGGTAGCTTATGCACGAGAGCCACTTGATATTGCTCCTGGAGTCACAGTCATGGATTCGTTGAAGAGGGTATTGAGACTACCATCTGTATGTTCCAAACGGTTTTTGACGACAAAAGTTGATAGATGTGTAACAGGTCTTGTAGCACAACAGCAAACAGTTGGTCCCTTGCAATTACCTCTTTCTGATGTTGCGGTCATTGCTCAAAGTTACGTTGACTTTACTGGAGGTGCTTGTGCTATTGGAGAGCAGCCAATCAAGGGGCTGCTTGATCCAAGAGCAATGGCTAGACTGGCTGTTGGAGAAGCTCTCACAAATCTTGTTTGGGCAAAGGTTACTTCTCTGTCTGATGTTAAAGCAAGTGGAAATTGGATGTATGCTGCCAAGCTTGAAGGGGAAGGAGCAGCCATGTATGACGCTGCTATTGCTCTTTCAGAAGCTATGATTGAACTTGGTATAGCTATTGATGGTGGGAAGGACAGTCTTTCCATGGCTGCCCATGCAGGTGGTGAGGTTGTTAAGGCTCCTGGAAATCTCGTAATTAGTGCTTATGTCACTTGTCCTGACATAACTAAAACAGTAACTCCAGATTTGAAGTTAGGAGAAGATGGTGTTTTGCTTCATATTGATTTGGCAAAGGGAAAGCGACGTTTGGGTGGATCTGCTCTAGCTCAGGTTTTTGATCAAATTGGGAATGAGTGCCCTGATCTTGATGATGTTTCTTATCTTAAAAGAGTTTTTGAGGGTGTGCAGGACCTTCTTGGAGATGGTATGATCTCTGCAGGTCATGATATCAGTGATGGTGGGTTACTAGTTTGCACCCTGGAGATGGCATTTGCTGGAAATTGTGGCATTGTGTTGGACTTGGCTTCTCAAGGGAAGAGTGTTTTCCAATCACTTTTTGCAGAAGAGCTTGGTCTTATTCTTGAGGTAAGCAAGAACAACTTGGATAGTGTGGTGAGAAAGCTCAGCAGTATGGATGTTTCTGCTGAGTTAATAGGACAAGTAACCACCTTGCCCATGATAGAGCTAAAGGTTGACGGAATTACACATTTAAATGAGAAAACTTCTCTCCTCAGAGATATGTGGGAGGACACAAGTTTCCAGCTCGAAAAGTTGCAGAGGCTGGCTTCTTGTGTGGAATTGGAGAACGAAGGTTTGAAGTTTAGGCATGAGCCTTCTTGGGCATTGTCTTTCACACCTTCCTTTACAGATGAGAAATACATGACTGCAACTCTAAAACCAAAAGTAGCTATCATTCGTGAGGAAGGAAGCAACGGAGACAGAGAAATGTCGGCAGCATTTTATGCTGCTGGTTTGGAGCCTTGGGATGTTACAATGTCAGACCTTCTTAATGGAGCTATTTCTTTGCACGATTTCCGTGGAATTGCATTTGTTGGAGGTTTTAGTTATGCTGATGTGCTTGATTCTGCAAAAGGTTGGGCTGCGTCCATACGATTCAATCAGCCTCTTCTCAATCAATTTCAGGAGTTCTACAAGCGCCCTGATACTTTCAGTCTTGGTGTTTGCAATGGATGTCAGTTAATGGCTCTGTTAGGATGGGTCCCAGGCCCCCAAGTTGGTGGTGTTTTTGGTGCTGGTGGGGACCCATCACAGCCAAGGTTTGTTCACAATGAGTCTGGACGGTTCGAATGCCGCTTCACAAGTGTGACTATAAAGGATTCTCCTGCTATGATGTTCAAAGGAATGGAAGGCAGTACATTAGGTGTATGGGCTGCCCATGGTGAGGGAAGAGCATATTTTCCTGATGATGGTGTTCTGGATCGTGTACTGCATTCAGATTTGGCTCCACTAAGATATTGTGACGATGATGGGAATCCAACAGAGGCTTACCCCTTCAATTTGAATGGTTCTCCTCTAGGAGTAGCAGCAATTTGTTCTCCTGATGGTCGACATCTAGCCATGATGCCTCATCCAGAACGCTGTTTCCTGATGTGGCAGTACCCTTGGTACCCAAAGGACTGGAATGTGGACAAGAAAGGCCCTAGCCCATGGTTACGGATGTTTCAAAATGCCAGAGAGTGGTGCTCATGA
- the LOC18597915 gene encoding uncharacterized protein LOC18597915, whose translation MWQILLGAAVAGSTGLLAKHLFNPNPNPNNPISQGNPNSDNDQEKQDLQFQNGFLESGCESNGEDKGKQDGIFRFSSSESAGKTGVKTKDRNLRKKVVLKKAEKRSSGAGGVEVSRRKFAVCLKKRRTAKNVAYKCGSCPSKDSSVFRWGLGFGIMYMMSAGKAEINKLNSTMDETAKVVQDLKTELCKRKSSCNVRASNSANEVTTGSKKFSGKNTQLLLDKSGTVNRDDNEIKVCSLPVIDDGEYASSVLTEEPEPEPEVGEMDQLEAELESELQKLSETEVSTKSLHESVGQRSDSYQCQGVLPSELDQKLCHLLIEQQENQIEELESELSSAQSKLRDKEAELQALKDCVRRLTNFSLSTVSDDDTEAQGEQARMNDQDCPIKSGLETRKSLVGMKRPIES comes from the exons ATGTGGCAAATTCTGTTAGGCGCAGCTGTTGCAGGATCCACCGGACTCCTTGCTAAACACCTATTTAACCCCAACCCGAACCCCAACAACCCCATTTCTCAAGGTAACCCAAATTCCGATAATgatcaagaaaaacaagatCTTCAGTTCCAAAATGGGTTTTTGGAATCTGGGTGTGAGAGTAATGGAGAGGACAAAGGGAAGCAAGATGGGATCTTTAGATTTTCCAGTTCTGAGTCTGCTGGAAAAACTGGGGTTAAAACCAAGGATAGGAATTTGAGGAAAAAAGTTGTCTTGAAGAAGGCTGAGAAGAGATCAAGTGGAGCTGGTGGTGTAGAGGTGAGTAGAAGGAAGTTTGCTGTTTGCTTGAAGAAGAGGAGAACTGCTAAGAATGTGGCTTATAAGTGTGGATCATGCCCTTCTAAAG ATAGCTCTGTGTTTCGTTGGGGACTTGGCTTTGGTATCATGTACATGATGTCAGCTGGGAAGGCTGAGATCAATAAGCTGAACTCAACAATGGATGAGACTGCAAAAGTCGTTCAGGATTTAAAAACTGAGCTatgcaaaagaaaatcatCTTGCAATGTACGAGCTTCAAATTCTGCAAATGAAGTTACTACAGGGTCAAAGAAATTTAGCGGAAAGAATACACAATTACTGCTTGATAAGTCAGGTACAGTGAACAGAGACGATAATGAGATCAAAGTATGTAGCCTCCCGGTAATTGATGATGGTGAGTATGCCAGTAGTGTTCTTACCGAAGAGCCAGAACCGGAGCCAGAGGTGGGGGAAATGGATCAGCTAGAGGCAGAGCTCGAGTCAGAACTGCAAAAATTGAGTGAG ACTGAGGTTTCAACCAAAAGTTTGCATGAGTCAGTGGGACAGAGGTCTGATTCATACCAGTGCCAGGGAGTATTGCCATCTGAACTAGATCAGAAGCTGTGCCATTTGCTAATTGAGCAGCAGGAAAACCAAATTGAGGAGCTAGAATCTGAATTGAGTTCGGCTCAATCCAAACTCCGTGACAAGGAAGCTGAACTCCAAGCACTAAAGGATTGTGTTAGGCGCCTGACTAACTTCTCTCTATCAACGGTCTCAG ATGATGATACAGAGGCCCAAGGGGAGCAAGCACGTATGAACGATCAGGATTGCCCTATTAAAAGTGGATTGGAGACAAGGAAATCATTGGTTGGTATGAAAAGACCTATTGAGTCCTGA